TTCTCCTTTGCCACAGTTAATTTCACCAACACCTTTGCGGGCGGTAGAAGGAAAAGGGAAGTCTTTTTGCCCGAGAGGAGAGAAGAAAAAATCCAGTATCTATCCACCAATAATGGTCTATCCTTATCCCACCGCCTCTCCGAAGGGGTCTATCTCTCCGAAAATTTCTCTTACAGCCACCGGTTAAATTTTGCAGCCGATTCGGTCGTTCCTGATGTTGGCTACTATTTTTCCCTCTCTTCGGGCTTAAACCTCTATCGTCCTTATTATCTATCATTCCTCACCCTAAAAGGTTTTCTCCACCAAATCTCCCCTTCTTTCTCCTATTCTTACCAACCCCGAATAAAAACCAAAGGGATTTGGGGAATTCCCCGTTTTGATACCCTTCCCTTAAACCATCAGATTGGGATCAACATTGGGAATAATATTCAAGGGAAGTTTGGAGAAGAGGAGATGATTAGTAATATTGGTAATATCAATTTCGGTTTAAGTTATAACCTCAATGAGAAGAAGTTAACTCCTTTATCCGTTTCGGCTGATTTTATCCTCCTCAACCAACCGAATGGCTTCTCCCAAACCTTCTTCTCTTTTCATCTCCCCCTTGACTCCTTAAAACCAAAGGACTTCTCCATCACCACTTCTTTTTCCTACCAATTTCCCCAATTCCCCTTCCTTCCTTATGATACGATAGAAAAGAGAGATGTCTTGACCCTCTCAATTAACCATCTCTATTCCGGAAGGGAAAATCATATGCTCCTTTATACTATCGGTTTTGCGCCCCGCGGTTGGAATTTCACCTTAACCAGTGGTTATAATATCGCCCGGAAAGAAAGGGCGGATTATTCTCTTAACCTTTGGCGGGATTTACACTGTTGGGAACTTTTAGCAAATTTTTCTGGTTTCGGTACCAACTGGCGTTATGACTTCCGGCTTCGGATTAAGAAACTTCCCGATGTCGCAATCGGCAAAGGGATTTTAGATTTCCTCTTACCATAAGATGCTTTATTTAGCTTCCCAATCGCCAAGGAGAAAAGCTCTCCTCAAAAAACTTGGGATCAGATTTAAGATTTTAATCCCAAAGGTTTCTGAAGAATTGGCAAGGGAAACGAGCGACCCAAAAGAATTGGCGATAAAAAATGCAAAGAGGAAGGTAGAAAGTGTTGCCCAAAGAGTAAAGAGGGGAATAATTTTAGGTGTGGATACGATTGTGGTTTATAATAAGAAAATTCTCGGCAAACCAAGATCAAAAGCCGAGGCGAAAAGGATGTTAAAACTCCTCTCCGGGAAAAGACACTTAGTAATCTCGGGTATCTTCCTCTTAAAGAAGCCGGGGGATAAAATAATTAGTGATTACGAAGTGACGGAGGTGACCTTCCGCCCTTTAAGGAAAAAAGAGATTGAAGATTATATCAATACTAAAGAACCTTATGACAAAGCCGGTGCCTATGCCATTCAGGGAAGGGGCGGTATTTTTATTGAAAGAATTGAAGGATGTTATCAAAATGTGATTGGCCTCCCCCTGCCCAAAATTTTAAGGCTTTGGAAAAAGATTTCTTAAAACTCCAATTGTCTGGGTGCTACCCTTGGTTTTTTGCCGAAGTAGGAATAAGCCAGGGGGGTGGCTTCCCTTCCCCGGGGGGTTCTTTTAATAAAACCTTCCTTCACCAAAAATGATTCGTAAACCTCCTCAATCGTCTCCGCATCCTCCCCCAAGGCAGCTGCCAAATTGTTAATCCCAACCGGACCACCATCAAATTTCTCAATGATGGTTAGAATTATCTTCTTATCCATCTCATCCAATCCCCTCTTATCAACTTCCAACTTCTCCAAGGCGTACTCCACAATCTCTTTATCAATCACCTCCTTTCCCATCACTTGGGCGAAATCCCGTACCCGGCGCAAAAGGCGATTAGCCACCCGGGGCGTACCTCTTGCCCGTTGAGCAATCTCTAAGGCACCATCATCATCAATCGCCAAATTTAAAATCCGGGCGGAGCGGAGGACAATCTCGTATAAATCAGAAGGGGGATAGTAGTCCAAATGAAAGATGATACCAAAACGGGAACGGAGGGGGGCGGTTAAAAGACCAGAGCGGGTAGTTGCCCCAACTAAGGTGAAATTGACTAACTTAATCTTATGGGTCCGGGCCGCCGGTCCTTTATCAATTAAGATATCAATCCGGAAGTCTTCCAAGGCGGGATAGAGATATTCTTCCACGGTCTTATTGGTCCGATGGATCTCATCAATAAAAAGGACCTCCTTTGCCTCCAGGTTGGTCAAAATTCCAACCAAATCAATCGGTCTCTCTAAGACCGGTCCGGATGTCGTCTTAATCCCGACAAGCATCTCATTGGCGATGATGTGGGCTAAGGTCGTCTTCCCTAAACCGGAAGGACCAAAAAATAAGATGTGTTCTAATGGTTCATCCCTCTTTTTTGCCGCCTCAATGAAGATTTTGAGATTCTCCTTTATCTTATTCTGACCAATAAAATCTTTCAAGTATCTTGGCCGCAGGGTGGCATCATACTGCTCTTCCCCTCTTAATCGCTCCGGTTGGGTTATCCTCTCCTTCACCTCTTCAAAACTTCCTTAATTAAATCCTCAACGCTTTTCTTTTCGTAATCCTCAATCTCCGCAATCTTCTTTCGCGCCTCCTTGGGCGACATCCCCAAAGAGACTAAGGCGTTGATCACCTCTTCGGGGATTTCCCTCTCCTTCTTTTCCGGTTCCTTCCGGTATTTATCACCCAACTTGAAGATAATCATTTCTGCTTTCTTTGGCCCAATTCCGGGAACCTTCTTTAAGGCATCAACCCTTTTCTCTTTTATCACCTTCTTTATCTCCTCACAACTCATCCGGGATAATAGAGAAAGGGAAGCCTTCGGTCCCACCCCTGGACATTGGAGAAGGAGGGAAAAGACCTCTTTCTCCTCCAGGGTGGCAAATCCGTATAACTCCACTTCCTTCTCTTGAAAATAGGGATAGATATAAAGGGAGACCTTTTCCCCCAAATTTCCTAATTTGGTGGTGGTGGAGAGGGGACAATAGATAAAAAAACCAATCCCCAGACAGTCAATAATCACCGAAGTGGGTGATTTCTCCTGAATCTTTCCCCGCAGATAGCCAATCATCTCTTCTCCTTTAACTTTTCCTTTAGATAATAGGCACACGCCAAGGCATCCGCCTCATCCTCACCAACATTATCCGTAATATTTAAGAGATTTTTAATCATATAATTCACCTGCCTCTTTGATGCCCTCCCCTGACCGGTGATCGCCAATTTTAACCGCAAGGGATTCACCTCATAAAGGGGAATCTTCTCCTGCGCCAAGAGATAGAGGATGGCACCCCGGAGGTGACAGGAGAGAATCACGCTTTTTGATGCCTCCTTCTTAAAAAAAAGGGTCTCGCAGGCACAGGATTTAATCTTCTCCCTCCTGATCACTTTCCGTAATTCCTTAATGACAAATTCAATCCTTTCCCCTAAGGATTTTTTCTTATCGGAACGGATGGTGCCATAGGTAATACTTTTTGGGGAATTGGTTCGGGTGGAAAGGACCGCAAAACCGGTTGCGGACAATCCGGGGTCAATCCCTAAAATCTTCATAAAAATTTTATTTCTCCGCCAACTTCTCCATCAATTCTTCGGCGATGTCAAAATCCGCATAGACCTGCTGCACCTCATCCAACTCTTCTAAGGCGGAATGGAGTTTTAAAACCTTCTCTCCCGTCTTTTCGTCCACCGGGGTTAAGGTGAGGGGCAATTTTGTCAACTCCGCATGCTCAATAGGAATCTGCTCCTCTTCCAATTTCTTTTTTACCGCAAAGAAACTGTCTGGTGGGGTGATGATCTGATAAGAATCGCTTTCCGTCTTCATATCCTCCGCCCCCGCTTCCAAAACCAGAGTGAGGAGGGTATCTTCGTCAACTTTCTCCTTAGGGACATAGATAATCCCTTTCGGTTTGAAGCGCCAACTGACGCCACCAGTGGCGGCTAAATTGCCACCGTAGCGGGAGAAGATATGGCGAAGTTCTTGGGTAGTTCGGTTCTTATTATCGGTTAAAACCTTAACGATTATCGCCACCCCTCCTGGTCCGTAGCCTTCATATTCCACCTCTTCGTAATTAACCCCCGGTAGTTCTCCGGTTCCCCTTTTGATCGCCTTCTCAATATTATCACTGGGCATATTCGCTTCCTTTGCCGCTTCAATGGCGGAGCGCAGGCGTGGATTAAAATCGGGATTGCCACCCCCAGTGCGGGCAGCGACGGTAATCTCCCGAATTAACTTAGAAAATAGTTTC
This is a stretch of genomic DNA from candidate division WOR-3 bacterium. It encodes these proteins:
- the ruvA gene encoding Holliday junction branch migration protein RuvA gives rise to the protein MIGYLRGKIQEKSPTSVIIDCLGIGFFIYCPLSTTTKLGNLGEKVSLYIYPYFQEKEVELYGFATLEEKEVFSLLLQCPGVGPKASLSLLSRMSCEEIKKVIKEKRVDALKKVPGIGPKKAEMIIFKLGDKYRKEPEKKEREIPEEVINALVSLGMSPKEARKKIAEIEDYEKKSVEDLIKEVLKR
- a CDS encoding Maf family protein, which codes for MLYLASQSPRRKALLKKLGIRFKILIPKVSEELARETSDPKELAIKNAKRKVESVAQRVKRGIILGVDTIVVYNKKILGKPRSKAEAKRMLKLLSGKRHLVISGIFLLKKPGDKIISDYEVTEVTFRPLRKKEIEDYINTKEPYDKAGAYAIQGRGGIFIERIEGCYQNVIGLPLPKILRLWKKIS
- a CDS encoding YebC/PmpR family DNA-binding transcriptional regulator; translated protein: MAGHSKWAKLKHKKPKTDQARGKLFSKLIREITVAARTGGGNPDFNPRLRSAIEAAKEANMPSDNIEKAIKRGTGELPGVNYEEVEYEGYGPGGVAIIVKVLTDNKNRTTQELRHIFSRYGGNLAATGGVSWRFKPKGIIYVPKEKVDEDTLLTLVLEAGAEDMKTESDSYQIITPPDSFFAVKKKLEEEQIPIEHAELTKLPLTLTPVDEKTGEKVLKLHSALEELDEVQQVYADFDIAEELMEKLAEK
- the ruvC gene encoding crossover junction endodeoxyribonuclease RuvC, coding for MKILGIDPGLSATGFAVLSTRTNSPKSITYGTIRSDKKKSLGERIEFVIKELRKVIRREKIKSCACETLFFKKEASKSVILSCHLRGAILYLLAQEKIPLYEVNPLRLKLAITGQGRASKRQVNYMIKNLLNITDNVGEDEADALACAYYLKEKLKEKR
- the ruvB gene encoding Holliday junction branch migration DNA helicase RuvB, translated to MKERITQPERLRGEEQYDATLRPRYLKDFIGQNKIKENLKIFIEAAKKRDEPLEHILFFGPSGLGKTTLAHIIANEMLVGIKTTSGPVLERPIDLVGILTNLEAKEVLFIDEIHRTNKTVEEYLYPALEDFRIDILIDKGPAARTHKIKLVNFTLVGATTRSGLLTAPLRSRFGIIFHLDYYPPSDLYEIVLRSARILNLAIDDDGALEIAQRARGTPRVANRLLRRVRDFAQVMGKEVIDKEIVEYALEKLEVDKRGLDEMDKKIILTIIEKFDGGPVGINNLAAALGEDAETIEEVYESFLVKEGFIKRTPRGREATPLAYSYFGKKPRVAPRQLEF